The following are from one region of the Biomphalaria glabrata chromosome 4, xgBioGlab47.1, whole genome shotgun sequence genome:
- the LOC129925947 gene encoding uncharacterized protein LOC129925947, with amino-acid sequence MTIDTSSVIIIPSRMVTIPSSVIIIPSRMTIYTSSVNIIPSSVTITRPGFYSTKSPIQFYSTKSPIQFYSTKSPGQFYLTKSPIQFYSSKSPIQFYSTKSSIQFYSTKPPIQFYSTRSPIQFYSTKSPIQFYSTKSLIQFYTTKSPGQFYSTKSSIQFYSTNSHIQFYSTKSPIQFYSTKSPIQFYSTKSPIQLYSTKSSIQFYSTKSPIQFYSTKSPIQFYSTKSPIQLYSTKSPIQFYSTRSPIQFYSTKSPIQFYSTKSPGQFYTTKSPGQFYSTKSSIQFYSTKSPIQFYSTKSPIQFYTTKSPGQFYSTKSHIQFYSTKSPIQFYSTKSPIQFYSTKSPIQFYSTKSSIQFYSTKSPIQFYSTKSPIQFYSTKSPIQFYSTKSPIQFYSTKSSIQFYTTKSPIQFYTTKSSIQFYSTKPPIQFYTTKSPIQFYSTKSPIQLYSTKSPIQFYSTKSPIQFYSTKSSIQFYSTKSPIQFYSTKSPIQFYSTKSPIQFYSTKSSIQFYTTKSPIQFYSTKSSIQFYTTKSPIQFYTTKSPIQFYSTKSPIQFYSTKSSIQFYSTKPPIQFYSTKSPIQFYTTKSPIQFYSTKSPIQFYLTKSPIQFYSTKSPIQFYSTKSPIQFYSTKSPIQFYSTKSPIQFYSSYSFLVLSKKYKVNLKPVALNLRHYIILSVE; translated from the coding sequence TTCTACTCAACTAAGTCACCTATCCAGTTCTACTCAACTAAGTCACCTATTCAGTTCTACTCAACTAAGTCACCTGGCCAGTTCTACTTAACTAAGTCACCTATCCAGTTCTACTCAAGTAAGTCACCTATCCAGTTCTACTCCACTAAGTCTTCTATTCAGTTTTACTCAACTAAGCCACCTATCCAGTTCTACTCAACTAGGTCACCTATTCAGTTCTACTCAACTAAGTCACCTATCCAGTTCTACTCAACTAAGTCACTTATCCAGTTCTACACAACTAAGTCACCTGGCCAGTTCTACTCAACTAAGTCTTCTATTCAGTTCTACTCAACTAATTCACATATTCAGTTCTACTCAACTAAGTCACCTATTCAGTTCTACTCAACTAAGTCACCTATCCAGTTCTATTCAACTAAGTCACCTATCCAGCTTTACTCAACTAAGTCTTCTATTCAGTTCTACTCAACTAAGTCACCTATCCAGTTCTACTCAACTAAGTCACCTATTCAGTTCTACTCAACTAAGTCACCTATTCAGTTATACTCAACTAAGTCACCTATCCAGTTCTACTCAACTAGGTCACCTATTCAGTTCTACTCAACTAAGTCACCTATCCAGTTCTACTCAACTAAGTCACCTGGCCAGTTCTACACAACTAAGTCACCTGGCCAGTTCTACTCAACTAAGTCTTCTATTCAGTTCTACTCAACTAAGTCACCTATTCAGTTCTACTCAACTAAGTCACCTATCCAGTTCTACACAACTAAGTCACCTGGCCAGTTCTACTCAACTAAGTCACATATTCAGTTCTACTCAACTAAGTCACCTATTCAGTTCTACTCAACTAAGTCACCTATCCAGTTCTATTCAACTAAGTCACCTATCCAGTTCTACTCAACTAAGTCTTCTATTCAGTTCTACTCAACTAAGTCACCTATTCAGTTCTACTCAACTAAGTCACCTATTCAGTTCTACTCAACTAAGTCACCTATCCAGTTCTATTCAACTAAGTCACCTATCCAGTTCTACTCAACTAAGTCTTCTATTCAGTTCTACACAACTAAGTCACCTATCCAGTTCTACacaactaaatcttctattcagtTTTACTCAACTAAGCCACCTATTCAGTTCTACACAACTAAGTCACCTATCCAGTTCTACTCAACTAAGTCACCTATTCAGCTCTACTCAACTAAGTCACCTATTCAGTTCTACTCAACTAAGTCACCTATCCAGTTCTACTCAACTAAGTCTTCTATTCAGTTCTACTCAACTAAGTCACCTATTCAGTTCTACTCAACTAAGTCACCTATCCAGTTCTATTCAACTAAGTCACCCATCCAGTTCTACTCAACTAAGTCTTCTATTCAGTTCTACACAACTAAGTCACCTATCCAGTTCTACTCAACTAAGTCTTCTATTCAGTTCTACACAACTAAGTCACCTATCCAGTTCTACACAACTAAGTCACCTATCCAGTTCTACTCAACTAAGTCACCTATTCAGTTCTACTCTACTAAGTCTTCTATTCAGTTTTACTCAACTAAGCCACCTATCCAGTTCTACTCAACTAAGTCACCTATTCAGTTTTACACAACTAAGTCACCTATTCAATTCTACTCAACTAAGTCACCTATTCAGTTCTACTTAACTAAGTCACCTATTCAGTTCTACTCAACTAAGTCACCTATTCAGTTCTACTCAACTAAGTCACCTATTCAGTTCTACTCAACTAAGTCACCTATCCAGTTCTACTCAACTAAGTCACCTATCCAGTTCTACTCAAGCTAcagttttcttgttttaagtAAAAAGTACAAAGTAAATCTCAAACCTGTAGCCTTGAACTTGAGACATTACATCATTCTATCCGTAGAGTGA